One Phaseolus vulgaris cultivar G19833 chromosome 2, P. vulgaris v2.0, whole genome shotgun sequence DNA window includes the following coding sequences:
- the LOC137809083 gene encoding formin-like protein 18, whose translation MDASKRMVLAKAMKAARAAKAGASSAPAADPNPSLTMPLPPPTTTEAPLGSSSPPSHSPQALQTPGSPPPIAAVPLAVASSPAPTPLDKGKRVLEIISDDEDSDSVAPFKRRKAARVPILPAASPQGGDSFRDNPPSATSLPPTMVQEETGEGAESAPPPPPAEVSVAPASVAAAPDLIAIPPPIMHLMRGFSGGSMLEGSDRREGMPFYLGAFLAVALDWRAQARNAALQTQTLQALEAKVAALEEEKKTLACQNEAYQASLKLAQEAKEEAEKQLGEAMELQADFYAQEVTLQVQVTSLQDMVEAFEEVQKDLKDRCCEQAEELERMEGAMATQAKALGLLQVDHDKLQIEVSRLRVEKEALEKQVASGDATIEELEKDKKTLINDMAGTFEEGFKEALAQAVCENPGIDVSNCDSTHHIVDGKVVPFELDD comes from the coding sequence atggatgcTTCCAAGAGGATGGTTTtggcgaaagcgatgaaggctgctcgtgccgccaaggctggcgcctcctccgcccctgctgctgacccAAACCCCTCATTAACCATGCCCTTACCACCACCAACCACTACCGAagccccactaggctcatcttcaccacCCTCACATAGCCCCCAGGCGCTTCAAACACCCGGCTCTCCTCCGCCCATCGCCGCCGTCCCCCTGGCTGTGGCTtcatcaccggctccaaccccccttgacaaaggaaaacgggttttggagatcatatccgatgatgaggactctgatagcgtggcacccttcaagaggaggaaggcTGCAAGGGTTCCCATCCTACCAGCGGCATCGCCCCAGGGAGGGGAttccttcagggacaaccctccaagtgctACTTCTCTCCCTCCCACAATGGTCCAAGAGGAAACAGGCGAAGGGGCCGAATCTGCTCCACCCCCAccaccggcagaggtctctGTTGCTCCTGCTTCCGTCGCCGCCGCCCCAGACCTTattgccatccctcctccaattatgcatctgatgaggggcttcagcgggGGATCAATGCTagaaggctccgacaggagggagggaatgcccttctacttgggagccttcttggccGTGGCTCTTGACTGGCGTGCCCAAGCTAGAAATGCTGCTTTGCAGACACAAACCCTCCAGGCCCTGGAAGCAAAGGTGGCtgctctggaggaggaaaagaagacTCTGGCATGCCAAAACGAGGCTTACCAAGCCTCTCTGAAGTTGGCGCAAGAGGCCAAGGAGGAGGCTGAAAAGCAGCTGGGTGAGGCGATGGAACTACAAGCAGACTTCTACGCTCAGGAAGTCACCCTCCAAGTTCAAGTAACAAGCCTCCAAGACATGGTCGAAGCTTTcgaagaagttcaaaaggacttgaaggaccgaTGTTGTGAGCAGGCTGAAGaactggagcggatggagggggcgATGGCTACTCAGGCCAAGGctttgggccttctccaggttgaccacGACAAATTGCAGAtcgaggtcagccggctccgtgtggagaaggaggctctggagaaacaggtagcttctggggacgcCACCATCGAAGAGTTGGAGAAGGACAAGAAAACCCTTATCAACgacatggcgggcaccttcgaggaggggttcaaagaggctctggcccaggccGTCTGCGAGAACCCGGGAATCGACGTTTCTAACTGTGATTCCACTCATCAcatcgtcgacgggaaggtcgtgccctttgagctggatgactga